A genome region from Micromonospora peucetia includes the following:
- a CDS encoding cytochrome P450: MTAEQTAPDPVFDTFFDDPHGKYRELHASGCPVRKVVTPQGIPAWFVTEHDAVRQGLRDPRLSRKLDNAGPGYQRAAGPTQFLAKSVVTEDPPEHTRLRRALNQAFAPRSIKRLEPRIVALTDELIDHVAKKLAETGQADLMADLALPLPLIVIAEMLGVPVERRADFQRWGDGMLALDPKVQKESGAAMIGFLGELVEAKTSNPGDDMLSYWVTARDQEGKPYDAQEILSLTTVMLVGGYDTSVGMIAGTLLALLADRERFADVFEDPDRLPSVMEEFLRLYGTVHTGVRRFATEDFELAGQDIAKGDAVLLSIGAANRDPNRYPNPDEVAEERLGNRNHLAFGLGPHICPGNELARLEIEIAVRAVLTRLPRLRLAVSPSDGEKTPHSLRHAVPYRRAYFIRVPLAVPVELDTEPEPTAS; this comes from the coding sequence ATGACCGCCGAACAGACCGCACCCGACCCGGTGTTCGACACCTTCTTCGACGACCCGCACGGCAAGTACCGCGAACTGCACGCCAGCGGATGCCCGGTCCGCAAGGTGGTCACCCCGCAGGGCATTCCGGCGTGGTTCGTCACCGAGCACGACGCGGTACGCCAGGGCCTGCGCGACCCCCGACTCTCCCGGAAGCTGGACAACGCCGGCCCGGGCTACCAGCGCGCGGCTGGCCCGACGCAGTTCCTCGCCAAGTCGGTCGTCACGGAGGACCCGCCGGAGCACACCCGGCTGCGCCGGGCCCTCAACCAGGCCTTCGCGCCGCGGTCCATCAAACGGCTGGAGCCCCGGATCGTCGCGCTCACCGACGAACTGATCGACCACGTCGCCAAGAAGCTCGCCGAGACGGGCCAGGCCGACCTGATGGCCGACCTGGCCCTGCCCCTGCCGCTCATCGTCATCGCGGAAATGCTCGGGGTGCCGGTGGAGCGGCGGGCGGACTTCCAGCGCTGGGGCGACGGCATGCTCGCCCTCGACCCGAAGGTGCAGAAGGAATCGGGCGCGGCAATGATCGGCTTCCTCGGCGAGCTGGTCGAGGCCAAGACCAGCAACCCGGGCGACGACATGCTGTCGTACTGGGTGACGGCCCGCGACCAGGAGGGGAAGCCGTACGACGCGCAGGAGATCCTGAGCCTGACCACGGTGATGCTGGTCGGTGGGTACGACACCTCGGTCGGCATGATCGCCGGCACGCTGCTCGCCCTGCTCGCCGACCGGGAGCGCTTCGCCGACGTCTTCGAGGACCCGGACCGGCTGCCCAGCGTGATGGAGGAGTTCCTTCGCCTGTACGGCACGGTGCACACCGGCGTGCGTCGGTTCGCGACCGAGGACTTCGAACTGGCCGGGCAGGACATCGCCAAGGGCGACGCGGTCCTGCTCTCCATCGGTGCGGCCAACCGGGACCCGAACCGCTACCCGAACCCCGACGAGGTGGCCGAGGAGCGGCTCGGCAACCGCAACCACCTGGCGTTCGGGTTGGGGCCGCACATCTGCCCCGGCAACGAACTGGCCCGCCTCGAGATCGAGATCGCGGTCCGGGCGGTGCTGACCCGACTGCCCCGCCTGCGACTGGCGGTGTCCCCGTCCGACGGGGAGAAGACTCCGCACTCGCTGCGGCACGCGGTCCCGTACCGGCGGGCGTACTTCATCCGGGTGCCGCTGGCGGTGCCCGTGGAACTGGACACCGAGCCGGAGCCGACCGCCTCCTGA
- a CDS encoding helix-turn-helix domain-containing protein — protein sequence MSYVDPRFGARLRALRADRGLSLRALGQLAHRGKSHLHDLETCAKAPTPETARHLDDVLQAGGALARLVGQRVDHDDEADDLLARVRASDVSAETLTRIEASVDDLASAYATTRPVDLLPMVWKHLAYVGRLLDGRGTLAQRRRLIVAGGWLTVLRATVHIDLQQRSAAGAHLVAAAKLAEHAEHTEIQAWCLETHAWDRLTQGEHRQAIDLSQQAQRVAPRGSSAHIQATAQEARGWARVGDVRRTRDALDRLERLTANLPVPERAEHHYRYDPTKALAYTATTLSWAGDPAAGQVARVALAELDPRGDGGDRPRRSASARLDLALALVAAGQPDEASTVAAEAIRSGRVASSNWWRAREVVRRVEQTDAGEASVLREVYRAYRPVG from the coding sequence GTGTCGTACGTCGATCCGCGTTTCGGGGCTCGGTTACGGGCTCTGCGTGCCGACCGGGGTCTGTCTCTGCGGGCGCTCGGGCAGCTCGCGCACCGGGGAAAGAGTCACCTGCATGATCTGGAGACCTGTGCCAAGGCTCCGACGCCCGAGACGGCCCGGCATCTTGATGACGTTCTTCAGGCTGGCGGTGCACTCGCGCGGCTCGTTGGTCAGCGTGTCGACCATGACGATGAAGCCGACGATCTGCTTGCTCGGGTGCGTGCCAGCGACGTGAGCGCCGAGACGCTCACCCGAATCGAGGCGAGCGTTGACGACCTCGCCAGCGCGTACGCGACCACCCGGCCGGTGGACCTGCTTCCGATGGTGTGGAAGCACTTGGCGTATGTGGGCCGCCTGCTGGACGGTCGGGGGACTCTGGCACAGCGGCGGCGTCTGATCGTTGCCGGTGGCTGGTTGACCGTGCTGCGTGCGACGGTGCACATCGACCTTCAGCAGCGTTCCGCCGCCGGCGCGCACCTGGTCGCCGCTGCCAAGCTTGCCGAACATGCGGAGCATACGGAGATTCAGGCGTGGTGCCTGGAGACCCATGCGTGGGACCGACTCACCCAGGGTGAGCACCGACAGGCGATCGACCTGTCTCAGCAGGCCCAGCGGGTGGCACCTCGGGGAAGCTCTGCGCACATCCAGGCGACGGCCCAGGAGGCGCGGGGGTGGGCGCGGGTGGGTGACGTGCGGCGGACCCGTGACGCGCTGGACCGCCTGGAACGGCTGACCGCGAACCTGCCCGTGCCGGAGCGGGCCGAGCATCATTACCGGTACGACCCGACGAAGGCGCTGGCATACACGGCGACGACGCTGTCGTGGGCGGGTGACCCGGCTGCCGGGCAGGTGGCCCGGGTTGCGTTGGCGGAGTTGGACCCGCGCGGTGACGGGGGTGACCGGCCACGACGGTCCGCTTCTGCCCGCCTTGACCTGGCCTTGGCGTTGGTGGCCGCCGGCCAGCCTGACGAGGCCAGCACGGTCGCCGCTGAGGCGATCCGTTCCGGGCGGGTGGCGTCGTCGAACTGGTGGCGAGCGCGTGAGGTGGTCCGGCGGGTCGAGCAGACCGACGCGGGAGAGGCGTCGGTGCTGCGCGAGGTGTACAGGGCGTACCGGCCCGTCGGCTGA
- a CDS encoding MFS transporter codes for MLSRALPRRPEARRMLIGTLLSAIGRGLTLPFLFIYLTDVRGLTDARAGLVIGWYGVVTLALSPIGGALIDRFGARRILLSGLLIEAVGTGSLALVDSTASAFGVMTLVAMGSSVIWPGQNTILASLTDADERQRVFGLNFALLNLGIGVGGLTSGAIVDTARAVTFQTIYVLDAISYLMPALILLTLPHVGHRLTAGPAGERTSAGGYLTVLRDRPFRRLVIFGLVLTTCGYAQIEVGFTAYAIRVAEVTPRVVAWALAGNTVMIVLSQLLVLRRMEGRSRTGGLAVVGGVFALAWLVLGAGGVVGPGNALVAALCVVACSAIFGFGETLLSPVMPALTNALATDALRGRYNAMSSMIFGISGVIGPVTAGPLMGAANGQIWVVTVVSGCLVASLVGLSLRRLLTPAQDGREPAIPPAAEPAPAKA; via the coding sequence ATGCTCAGTCGCGCCCTGCCCCGCCGTCCGGAAGCCCGGCGGATGCTCATCGGCACGCTGCTGTCGGCGATCGGGCGCGGTCTCACCCTGCCGTTCCTGTTCATCTACCTGACCGACGTCCGGGGCCTCACCGACGCCCGCGCCGGCCTGGTGATCGGCTGGTACGGCGTGGTCACCCTGGCGCTGTCGCCGATCGGCGGCGCGCTCATCGACCGGTTCGGCGCGCGCCGGATCCTGCTGTCGGGCCTGCTGATCGAGGCGGTCGGCACCGGGTCGCTGGCGCTGGTCGACTCGACCGCCTCGGCGTTCGGGGTGATGACGCTGGTCGCGATGGGCAGCTCCGTCATCTGGCCCGGGCAGAACACGATCCTCGCCTCGCTCACCGACGCCGACGAGCGGCAGCGGGTCTTCGGGCTGAACTTCGCCCTGCTCAACCTCGGCATCGGCGTCGGCGGCCTGACCTCCGGCGCGATCGTCGACACCGCCCGCGCGGTCACCTTCCAGACGATCTACGTGCTCGACGCGATCAGCTATCTGATGCCCGCGCTGATCCTGCTGACCCTGCCGCACGTGGGCCACCGGCTCACTGCCGGGCCGGCCGGGGAACGGACGTCGGCCGGCGGCTACCTCACCGTGCTGCGGGACCGCCCGTTCCGGCGGCTGGTCATCTTCGGCCTGGTCCTGACCACCTGCGGTTACGCGCAGATCGAGGTGGGCTTCACGGCGTACGCCATCCGGGTGGCCGAGGTGACGCCGCGCGTGGTCGCCTGGGCGCTGGCCGGCAACACGGTGATGATCGTGCTGTCGCAACTGCTGGTCCTGCGGCGGATGGAGGGGCGCAGCCGCACGGGAGGGCTGGCGGTCGTCGGCGGGGTGTTCGCCCTCGCCTGGCTGGTCCTGGGCGCCGGGGGCGTGGTCGGCCCGGGCAACGCGCTGGTCGCCGCCCTCTGTGTGGTGGCCTGCTCGGCGATCTTCGGCTTCGGCGAGACGCTGCTGTCTCCGGTGATGCCGGCGCTGACGAACGCGCTCGCCACGGACGCGCTGCGCGGCCGGTACAACGCCATGAGCTCGATGATCTTCGGCATCAGCGGGGTGATCGGCCCGGTCACGGCGGGTCCGCTGATGGGGGCGGCCAACGGCCAGATCTGGGTCGTGACGGTCGTCAGCGGTTGCCTGGTGGCCTCGCTCGTCGGGCTCTCCCTGCGCCGGCTGCTCACCCCGGCTCAGGACGGCCGCGAGCCGGCCATCCCGCCGGCCGCCGAACCGGCCCCCGCCAAAGCCTGA
- a CDS encoding LysR family transcriptional regulator encodes MPPCGCATSTADLGMTRLRSFVRLAEELHFGRAAKLLHITQPALSQQIARLEKDVDTVLLLRGNRGVSLTPAGRVFLRGARAALQLMDETTLAARQRASRAESRRLCTTCGPRPDEPYDLLLPLTSRP; translated from the coding sequence ATGCCGCCATGCGGGTGCGCCACCTCGACGGCCGATCTGGGCATGACTCGATTACGGTCGTTCGTGCGCCTTGCCGAAGAGCTGCATTTCGGCCGGGCCGCCAAACTCCTGCACATCACCCAGCCGGCCCTGAGTCAGCAGATCGCCCGGTTGGAAAAGGACGTGGACACCGTACTGCTGCTCCGGGGCAACCGGGGCGTCTCCCTCACCCCCGCCGGGCGGGTCTTCCTGCGGGGAGCCCGCGCCGCCCTGCAACTGATGGACGAGACGACTCTCGCCGCACGGCAGCGCGCCTCGCGGGCGGAGAGCCGCCGACTGTGCACCACGTGTGGGCCCCGGCCGGACGAGCCGTACGACCTGCTGCTGCCGCTGACGTCCCGCCCGTGA